A section of the Bacillus sp. HSf4 genome encodes:
- a CDS encoding TetR/AcrR family transcriptional regulator, with translation MTEKEEKIIKAGLHLFAKNGFASTTIQEIANECEISKGAFYLHFKSKEALLLAIIKYYIDRTMENMKKIQQKNFPPRETFKEQIAYQFKESKEHRDFILVMISEHSIPENSKIEEYFTKVGRKFHEMYQEALLAAYGDIVKPFLPDLSVIVQGIVQSYQNLFIFNEVDIDFYNLADFIIRRIDDMINGMIQSGEQPVLADQTYSFCRNADNPLDENAILQEIERIKSKTELPEDILITLDVIEEELKREAPRKPVIQGMLSNLAEEENVGHLFQMISRFFDR, from the coding sequence ATGACAGAAAAAGAAGAAAAAATCATAAAAGCCGGCCTCCACCTTTTTGCAAAAAACGGGTTTGCTTCCACGACGATTCAGGAAATCGCCAATGAATGCGAAATCTCTAAAGGGGCTTTCTATCTGCATTTTAAATCGAAAGAAGCGCTGTTGCTTGCAATCATTAAGTATTATATCGATCGCACGATGGAAAATATGAAGAAGATTCAGCAGAAAAACTTCCCTCCGAGAGAGACGTTCAAAGAGCAGATCGCCTATCAATTCAAGGAGAGCAAGGAGCACAGGGATTTTATTCTCGTGATGATCAGCGAACACAGCATACCCGAAAACAGCAAAATCGAGGAGTATTTCACAAAGGTCGGCAGGAAATTTCACGAAATGTATCAGGAGGCGCTTTTGGCAGCCTACGGCGATATTGTGAAGCCTTTTCTGCCTGACTTGTCGGTCATCGTTCAAGGAATTGTGCAATCCTATCAAAACTTATTTATCTTCAATGAAGTCGATATTGATTTTTACAATCTTGCAGACTTTATTATTAGAAGAATTGACGATATGATCAATGGCATGATTCAAAGCGGAGAGCAGCCGGTTCTTGCTGATCAGACCTACAGTTTTTGCAGAAACGCCGATAATCCGCTCGACGAAAACGCCATTTTGCAGGAAATAGAGAGGATCAAAAGCAAAACGGAGCTGCCTGAGGATATCTTGATCACGCTCGATGTAATCGAAGAAGAGCTGAAGAGAGAGGCTCCGCGAAAGCCGGTGATACAAGGTATGCTTTCAAACTTGGCGGAAGAGGAAAACGTCGGTCATCTATTTCAGATGATCTCCCGTTTTTTCGATCGTTGA
- the putP gene encoding sodium/proline symporter PutP: MSVEIFISLGIYFATMLLIGWYSYRKTSNLNDYMLGGRGLGPAVTALSAGASDMSGWMLMGLPGAMYVSGLSSAWLAVGLTIGAYVNYLVVAPRLRTYTEVANDAITIPDFFENRFNDTTRILRLASAIVIIVFFTLYTSAGMVSGGRLFETAFGLDYKVGLFVTAAVVIAYTLFGGFLAVSLTDFLQGLIMFIALVLVPIVAFTQLGGVTPTLNVIEEIDPSLLDFFKGTTVISIISFLAWGLGYFGQPHIIVRFMAISSVKELKPARRIAMGWMIISVIGALLVGLIGVAYIHETGASLKDPETIFIVFSKVLFHPLITGFLLSALLAAIMSTVSSQLLVTSSAMTEDFYRTFFRRKATDKELVFVGRLSVLLVAVIAILLSISPNDTILDLVGYAWAGFGSAFGPAILLSLYWKRMNQWGALAGMITGAVTVLICIIFGLQEATGVYEMIPGFFLSLLAVIVVSLTTNKPAKVASDMFEEMEQTHEDNHS; the protein is encoded by the coding sequence GTGAGTGTTGAAATATTTATTTCGTTGGGGATTTATTTTGCCACTATGCTTTTAATCGGTTGGTATTCCTACAGAAAAACATCCAATCTGAACGACTATATGCTTGGCGGCAGAGGTCTCGGGCCCGCTGTTACGGCTTTATCGGCCGGCGCTTCTGACATGAGCGGATGGATGCTGATGGGACTCCCAGGGGCCATGTATGTATCAGGACTATCAAGCGCCTGGCTTGCAGTTGGTTTAACGATAGGAGCTTATGTGAACTATTTAGTCGTTGCTCCCCGTCTGCGCACATATACGGAAGTAGCGAACGACGCGATAACAATTCCGGACTTTTTTGAAAACCGGTTCAATGATACAACAAGAATCTTGCGCCTGGCATCGGCCATTGTCATCATCGTGTTTTTCACACTGTACACGTCAGCCGGTATGGTATCTGGAGGACGGCTGTTTGAAACGGCGTTTGGCCTTGATTACAAAGTCGGTTTATTTGTAACGGCCGCAGTCGTGATCGCTTATACGCTATTTGGAGGATTTTTGGCTGTCAGTCTGACGGACTTTCTGCAAGGTTTGATTATGTTTATCGCTTTAGTGCTCGTGCCGATCGTTGCCTTTACTCAATTAGGCGGAGTTACGCCGACTTTAAATGTGATAGAAGAAATCGATCCGAGCTTGCTTGATTTCTTCAAAGGAACGACCGTCATTAGCATTATTTCCTTCCTTGCCTGGGGACTCGGCTACTTCGGGCAACCGCATATCATCGTCCGCTTTATGGCGATTTCATCCGTAAAAGAGCTGAAGCCTGCCCGACGCATTGCGATGGGGTGGATGATTATCTCTGTCATCGGCGCATTGCTTGTCGGACTGATCGGAGTGGCGTATATCCATGAGACGGGTGCAAGTCTGAAAGATCCTGAAACGATCTTCATCGTCTTTTCAAAGGTATTGTTCCATCCGTTGATTACAGGATTCCTGCTTTCCGCATTGCTTGCGGCTATCATGAGTACGGTATCGTCCCAGCTGTTGGTGACGTCTAGCGCCATGACGGAAGACTTTTACAGAACGTTCTTCCGCCGCAAAGCTACCGATAAAGAGCTTGTCTTTGTCGGCCGTCTGAGCGTTCTCCTGGTCGCTGTCATCGCCATTCTTCTGTCCATAAGCCCAAATGACACGATCTTGGATCTCGTCGGCTATGCTTGGGCAGGGTTTGGATCCGCCTTTGGACCCGCCATTCTTCTCAGCCTGTACTGGAAACGAATGAACCAGTGGGGCGCATTAGCGGGTATGATTACAGGGGCTGTCACCGTGTTGATTTGTATTATTTTCGGACTTCAAGAGGCAACCGGCGTATATGAAATGATCCCTGGATTCTTCCTGAGTCTGCTTGCCGTTATCGTTGTCAGTCTGACGACGAATAAGCCGGCTAAAGTCGCTTCTGACATGTTTGAGGAAATGGAACAGACGCACGAGGATAATCATTCTTAA
- a CDS encoding glycoside hydrolase family 26 protein → MMKRHIISFVIASLFILAASPAASAHTVSPVNPNAQPTTKATMNWLAHLPNRSENRVMSGAFGGYSLDTFSMAEANQLKNTTGQLPAIYGCDYARGWLEPADITDTVDHSCNSDLISYWKSGGIPQISMHLANPAFTSGHYKTQISNSQYQHILDSSTAEGKRLDAMLEKIADGLEELKNEGVPVLFRPLHEMNGEWFWWGLTEYNQKDSERIALYKQLYQKIYHYMTNERGLDNLIWVYAPDANRDFKADFYPGSSYVDIVGLDAYFADADSIQGYEELTSLDKPFAFTEVGPQETNGSFDYASFINAIRQKYPKTVYFLAWNDGWSPAANKGASSLYNNSWTLNKGEVWDGDSLTPVVE, encoded by the coding sequence ATCATGAAAAGACATATCATCAGTTTTGTTATCGCTTCATTATTCATATTGGCTGCATCACCGGCCGCATCCGCTCATACGGTTTCACCGGTGAATCCGAATGCCCAGCCAACAACGAAAGCAACTATGAACTGGCTCGCACATCTGCCGAACAGATCGGAAAACCGGGTGATGTCGGGTGCATTCGGCGGTTACAGTCTTGATACGTTTTCTATGGCTGAAGCCAATCAATTAAAAAATACAACGGGGCAGCTGCCTGCGATTTACGGATGTGATTATGCAAGAGGGTGGCTTGAGCCGGCAGATATCACCGATACCGTTGACCACAGCTGCAACAGCGATTTGATTTCATACTGGAAAAGCGGCGGCATCCCTCAAATCAGCATGCATCTGGCAAACCCGGCGTTTACTTCAGGCCACTACAAAACACAGATTTCCAACAGCCAGTATCAACACATATTAGATTCATCAACGGCCGAAGGAAAGCGTCTTGATGCCATGTTGGAGAAGATCGCAGATGGTCTTGAAGAACTGAAAAATGAAGGTGTGCCCGTCCTTTTCAGACCTCTTCACGAAATGAACGGCGAGTGGTTCTGGTGGGGGCTGACAGAATATAATCAAAAAGACAGTGAGAGGATCGCTTTATACAAACAGCTTTATCAAAAAATCTATCACTATATGACAAATGAAAGAGGATTGGACAACCTTATATGGGTGTATGCGCCTGATGCCAACAGAGATTTTAAAGCTGATTTTTATCCGGGATCTTCCTATGTTGATATTGTTGGATTGGATGCTTACTTTGCCGACGCCGATTCTATTCAGGGATATGAAGAGCTGACATCGCTTGATAAGCCGTTTGCCTTCACAGAAGTCGGACCGCAGGAAACGAACGGCAGCTTTGATTACGCTTCATTTATTAATGCAATCAGACAAAAGTATCCGAAAACCGTTTACTTTTTGGCCTGGAATGACGGCTGGAGCCCTGCCGCAAACAAGGGCGCATCAAGCCTTTACAACAACAGCTGGACGCTGAATAAAGGAGAAGTATGGGACGGCGATTCATTAACGCCTGTCGTTGAATAA
- a CDS encoding 2,3-butanediol dehydrogenase has product MKALRWHSAGDLRLEQIEEPKATKGKVKVKIKWCGICGSDLHEYTAGPIFIPTETHPLSGDKAPIVLGHEFSGEVVEVGEGVTTVQAGDRVTVEPIYACGECEACLKGKYNLCEQLGFFGLAGGGGGFSEYAAVPADMIHQLPETVSFEQGALVEPAAVALHAARQSKLKVGDKAAVFGTGPIGLLVIEALKASGAADIYAVEISDIRRQKAAELGAITIDPKQCDPVSEIQKRTNGGVDVAFEVTGVPSVLKQAIHATKMEGETMVVSIFEKEAPIHPHDIVMKERTLTGIIGYRDVFPAVISLMAQGYFPADKLVTKRITLDRVIEEGFEGLLKERDQVKILVQAE; this is encoded by the coding sequence ATGAAAGCGCTTAGATGGCACAGCGCCGGGGATTTGCGATTGGAACAGATTGAAGAGCCTAAGGCGACGAAAGGGAAGGTGAAAGTGAAAATCAAATGGTGCGGAATTTGCGGGAGCGATCTGCACGAGTATACGGCAGGCCCGATTTTTATTCCGACAGAAACACATCCGCTAAGCGGTGATAAAGCCCCGATTGTGCTGGGGCATGAATTTTCCGGGGAGGTCGTCGAGGTCGGGGAAGGAGTGACAACTGTTCAAGCCGGAGACCGTGTAACGGTCGAACCGATCTACGCCTGCGGCGAATGTGAGGCTTGTCTCAAAGGAAAGTATAACCTTTGCGAACAATTAGGGTTCTTCGGCCTCGCCGGGGGAGGCGGCGGTTTTTCCGAGTATGCAGCCGTACCTGCGGACATGATTCACCAATTGCCGGAAACGGTGTCATTTGAACAAGGCGCTCTTGTTGAGCCGGCAGCTGTTGCCCTTCACGCCGCCCGCCAAAGCAAACTGAAAGTCGGTGACAAAGCGGCCGTTTTTGGGACGGGCCCGATCGGTTTGCTTGTGATTGAAGCATTAAAAGCATCCGGAGCAGCAGACATCTACGCTGTCGAAATTTCAGACATCCGCCGCCAAAAAGCAGCTGAGCTTGGTGCGATCACCATTGATCCAAAACAATGCGATCCGGTTAGTGAAATTCAAAAACGGACAAACGGCGGTGTGGATGTTGCCTTTGAAGTGACAGGCGTGCCGTCGGTTTTAAAACAGGCGATTCATGCGACGAAAATGGAAGGAGAAACAATGGTCGTCAGCATTTTTGAAAAAGAAGCGCCAATTCACCCTCATGACATCGTCATGAAAGAACGGACATTAACCGGAATCATCGGCTACCGCGATGTTTTTCCAGCGGTCATCAGCTTAATGGCTCAAGGGTATTTCCCGGCTGACAAATTGGTAACGAAGCGAATTACGCTTGATAGGGTGATAGAAGAGGGCTTTGAAGGATTATTGAAAGAAAGAGACCAGGTGAAGATCCTAGTTCAAGCTGAATAA
- the gatA gene encoding Asp-tRNA(Asn)/Glu-tRNA(Gln) amidotransferase subunit GatA: protein MSLFDHKISELKRLIHNKEISISDLVDESYKRIQEVDGKVQAFLQLDEEKARAYAKELDEALETRGEHGLLFGMPIGIKDNIVTKDLRTTCASKILDNFDPIYDATVVERLHEAEAVTIGKLNMDEFAMGSSTENSGFQKTKNPWNLETVPGGSSGGSAAAVAAGEVPFSLGSDTGGSIRQPASFCGVVGLKPTYGRVSRYGLVAFASSLDQIGPITRNVEDNAYLLQAISGVDKMDSTSANVDVPDYLSALTGDIKGLKIAVPKEYLGEGVGEEARNSVLEALKVLEGLGATWEEVSLPHSKYALATYYLLSSSEASANLARFDGIRYGYRTDNADNLIDLYKQTRSEGFGNEVKRRIMLGTFALSSGYYDAYYKKAQKVRTLIKKDFEDVFANYDVIIGPTTPTPAFKIGEKTSDPLTMYANDILTIPVNLAGVPGISVPCGFANGLPLGLQIIGKHFDESTVYRVAHAFEQATDHHKAKPEL from the coding sequence ATGTCATTGTTTGACCATAAAATATCTGAATTAAAACGTCTCATACATAATAAAGAGATCAGCATATCAGATTTAGTCGATGAATCTTACAAACGGATTCAGGAAGTTGACGGAAAGGTACAGGCCTTTTTGCAGCTTGATGAAGAAAAAGCCCGCGCCTACGCCAAAGAATTGGACGAAGCGCTTGAGACACGGGGCGAGCACGGCCTTCTTTTCGGGATGCCGATCGGAATCAAGGATAATATCGTCACAAAGGATCTGCGCACTACCTGTGCCAGCAAAATCCTCGACAATTTCGACCCGATCTATGATGCAACGGTTGTCGAGCGGCTTCATGAAGCTGAAGCGGTTACCATCGGAAAGCTGAACATGGACGAGTTTGCCATGGGATCTTCCACAGAGAATTCAGGCTTCCAAAAAACGAAAAACCCGTGGAATCTTGAAACCGTTCCAGGCGGATCAAGCGGGGGCTCCGCAGCTGCGGTGGCGGCGGGAGAAGTCCCGTTTTCACTCGGATCTGACACGGGCGGATCGATCCGGCAGCCGGCTTCTTTCTGCGGCGTCGTCGGCTTAAAGCCAACATACGGCCGCGTGTCCAGATATGGTCTTGTCGCATTTGCGTCTTCATTGGATCAAATCGGTCCGATCACAAGAAATGTCGAGGACAACGCTTACTTGCTCCAAGCGATTTCCGGCGTCGACAAAATGGATTCGACAAGCGCGAATGTCGACGTGCCTGACTATTTGTCAGCATTAACGGGCGATATTAAAGGACTGAAAATCGCGGTACCGAAAGAATACCTCGGCGAAGGCGTCGGTGAAGAAGCGAGAAATTCCGTGCTTGAAGCGCTGAAAGTGCTCGAAGGCCTTGGCGCGACATGGGAAGAGGTGTCGTTGCCGCACAGCAAATACGCGCTGGCGACCTATTACCTGCTTTCTTCATCTGAAGCTTCGGCAAACCTGGCGCGCTTCGACGGCATCCGCTACGGCTACCGCACGGACAATGCCGACAACCTGATCGACCTATACAAACAGACGCGTTCCGAAGGCTTTGGAAACGAAGTCAAACGCCGCATCATGCTCGGTACATTCGCGCTGAGCTCCGGCTATTACGACGCGTACTATAAAAAAGCGCAGAAAGTCAGAACACTGATCAAAAAGGACTTTGAAGACGTATTTGCGAACTATGACGTCATCATCGGACCGACAACGCCGACACCGGCATTTAAAATCGGCGAAAAAACGAGCGATCCGCTGACCATGTACGCCAACGACATCCTGACGATCCCAGTCAACCTTGCGGGCGTTCCGGGAATCAGCGTACCGTGCGGATTTGCGAACGGCTTGCCGCTCGGCCTGCAAATCATCGGCAAACACTTTGATGAAAGCACAGTATACCGCGTCGCCCACGCATTCGAACAGGCGACAGACCATCATAAAGCAAAACCTGAACTGTAA
- a CDS encoding efflux RND transporter permease subunit, whose translation MNSIINFVLKNKFAVWLMTIIVTVAGLYAGLNMKQESIPDVNMPYLTISTTYPGATPSQVADEVTKPVEQAVQNLDGVNVVTSTSYENASSVMIEYDYEKDMDKAKTEAAEALENAKLPDDAQDPEISRYSMNSFPILTLSVSSDQDNLQELTKQVEDSLVPKLEGVEGVASVQVSGQQVEEVEFSFKEDKMKEYGLDEDTVKQVIQGSDVTTPLGLYTFGNKEKSVVVSGDIETIKDLKNMRIPTASASGASGAQAAQSAQAAAQAQQNAASGIPTVKLSEIANIKDVKKAESISRTNGKDSIGINIIKANDANTVEVADSVKGVMKQYKEDHKGFEYSATLDMAEPITESVETMLSKAIFGAIFAVVIILLFLRDIKSTMISIISIPLSLLIGLLVLSQLDITLNIMTLGAMTVAIGRVVDDSIVVIENIYRRMRLKDEPLRGKALVREATKEMFLPIMSSTIVTIAVFLPLALVGGQIGELFIPFALTIVFALAASLLIAITLVPMLAHSLFKKSLTGAPVKGKEHKPGRLANFYKKVLNWSLSHKWITSLIAILMLVGSLFLVPLIGASYLPSEQEKTVQITYTPEPGETKKEAEDEAAKAEKLLLDRKHVDTVQYSLGSGNPLMGMGGSSNSALFYIKYEEDTPDFDKEKDNVLNAIKKKSDRGEWKVQDFSSSGSNNELAYYVYGDSEKDIKGTVKDIEKIMKDQKDLKDVDTGLSSTYDEYTFVADQEKLSKLGLTASQISQALMTQTSQSPLTTVKKDGKELDVNIKTEKDEYKSVKDLENKKITTATGQEVKIGDVAEVKKGSTSDTVSKRDGKVYADVTAKVKSDNVTAVSQAVQKKIDKLDLPDNVTIDTGGVSADIAESFTQLGLAMLAAIAIVYLVLVITFGGALAPFAILFSLPFTVIGALVGLYVSGETISLNAMIGMLMLIGIVVTNAIVLIDRVIHKEAEGLSTREALLEAGSTRLRPILMTAIATIGALLPLAFGFEGGSQIISKGLGVTVIGGLISSTLLTLLIVPIVYEVLAKFRRKKPGVEEE comes from the coding sequence ATGAATTCTATCATTAATTTTGTGCTAAAGAACAAGTTCGCTGTGTGGCTGATGACGATTATTGTTACGGTTGCCGGCCTTTACGCGGGTTTGAATATGAAGCAAGAATCCATTCCTGATGTAAACATGCCTTACCTGACAATTAGCACGACCTATCCGGGAGCTACCCCAAGCCAAGTGGCTGATGAGGTGACGAAACCGGTTGAACAAGCGGTGCAGAATCTGGACGGTGTCAATGTTGTCACCTCCACCTCTTATGAAAATGCATCATCGGTTATGATCGAGTATGACTATGAGAAGGATATGGACAAAGCGAAAACAGAAGCGGCTGAAGCGCTGGAAAACGCCAAGCTGCCTGATGACGCACAAGATCCGGAAATTTCACGCTACAGCATGAATTCCTTCCCGATTTTGACGCTCAGCGTCTCCAGTGATCAAGACAATCTGCAGGAGCTGACGAAACAAGTGGAAGACAGCCTTGTTCCGAAGCTTGAAGGCGTCGAAGGCGTAGCGTCCGTCCAAGTTTCCGGCCAGCAGGTTGAAGAGGTTGAATTCTCTTTTAAAGAAGACAAAATGAAAGAATACGGCCTTGACGAAGACACGGTCAAGCAGGTGATTCAAGGTTCTGATGTGACAACTCCGCTCGGATTGTACACATTCGGCAATAAGGAAAAATCAGTCGTCGTCAGCGGCGATATTGAAACAATCAAAGATTTGAAAAATATGAGAATCCCGACCGCGTCTGCTTCAGGCGCAAGCGGTGCACAAGCCGCACAAAGCGCGCAGGCGGCCGCACAGGCGCAGCAAAACGCCGCCTCAGGTATACCGACGGTCAAGCTTTCCGAGATTGCCAATATTAAAGATGTCAAAAAAGCGGAGTCGATTTCACGCACAAATGGAAAAGACAGCATCGGCATCAACATCATCAAAGCAAACGACGCCAACACGGTCGAAGTGGCCGACAGTGTAAAAGGTGTAATGAAACAATACAAGGAAGACCATAAAGGCTTTGAATACAGCGCAACATTGGATATGGCCGAACCGATCACAGAGTCGGTCGAAACGATGCTGAGCAAAGCCATTTTCGGAGCGATCTTTGCGGTTGTGATCATACTCTTATTCTTAAGAGATATTAAATCAACAATGATCTCGATCATTTCGATTCCGCTATCATTGCTGATCGGATTGCTTGTGCTGAGCCAGCTTGATATCACGTTGAATATCATGACGCTCGGCGCCATGACAGTCGCGATCGGCCGGGTTGTCGACGACTCCATCGTTGTCATCGAGAACATCTACCGCCGCATGAGGCTCAAAGATGAACCGCTCCGCGGAAAAGCCCTTGTTCGCGAAGCGACGAAAGAAATGTTTTTGCCGATCATGTCATCAACGATCGTAACGATTGCGGTATTCCTGCCGCTCGCACTTGTCGGCGGCCAAATCGGTGAATTGTTTATCCCGTTTGCTTTAACGATCGTATTTGCGCTTGCCGCATCCCTTCTGATTGCGATCACGCTCGTGCCGATGCTTGCGCACAGCCTGTTCAAAAAATCGTTGACGGGTGCACCGGTGAAAGGGAAAGAGCATAAGCCGGGAAGGCTTGCGAATTTCTACAAAAAAGTATTGAATTGGTCCCTAAGCCATAAATGGATAACATCGCTCATCGCGATTCTGATGCTTGTCGGAAGCTTGTTCCTTGTACCGCTGATCGGTGCGAGCTACCTGCCTTCCGAACAGGAAAAAACGGTGCAGATCACTTATACGCCTGAACCGGGGGAAACGAAAAAAGAAGCGGAAGATGAAGCCGCAAAAGCTGAAAAGCTGTTATTGGACCGCAAGCACGTCGATACGGTTCAGTATTCATTAGGTTCAGGAAATCCGCTCATGGGAATGGGAGGAAGTTCAAACAGCGCGCTGTTCTACATCAAATATGAAGAAGATACGCCTGATTTTGATAAAGAAAAGGACAATGTGCTAAACGCGATCAAGAAGAAATCCGACCGCGGCGAATGGAAAGTTCAGGACTTCAGCTCTTCGGGCAGCAACAATGAATTAGCGTATTATGTGTACGGTGATTCAGAAAAAGACATTAAAGGCACTGTCAAAGACATTGAAAAGATCATGAAGGATCAAAAAGATCTGAAAGACGTCGACACAGGCCTTTCCAGCACATATGATGAGTACACATTTGTGGCTGACCAAGAAAAGCTCAGCAAGCTTGGACTGACGGCGTCGCAAATTTCCCAGGCGCTCATGACGCAAACATCACAGTCTCCTTTGACAACCGTGAAAAAGGACGGAAAAGAGCTTGACGTCAACATTAAAACAGAAAAAGACGAGTATAAGAGCGTCAAAGATTTAGAAAACAAAAAGATCACCACAGCGACAGGCCAGGAAGTAAAAATCGGCGATGTTGCCGAGGTGAAAAAAGGTTCGACTTCTGACACCGTTTCAAAACGCGACGGAAAAGTATATGCCGACGTGACGGCGAAAGTTAAGTCAGACAATGTCACAGCGGTATCACAGGCTGTCCAGAAGAAAATCGACAAGCTTGACCTTCCTGACAATGTCACGATCGATACCGGCGGTGTCTCCGCAGATATCGCGGAATCATTTACACAGCTCGGTTTGGCGATGCTGGCCGCGATTGCGATCGTCTACCTCGTGCTCGTGATTACATTCGGCGGTGCGCTCGCGCCATTTGCGATTCTGTTCTCGCTACCGTTTACCGTCATCGGCGCTTTGGTCGGACTTTATGTATCAGGAGAAACGATCAGTCTCAACGCGATGATCGGAATGCTGATGCTGATCGGAATCGTCGTCACAAACGCGATTGTCTTAATCGACCGCGTCATCCATAAGGAAGCGGAAGGACTGTCTACAAGAGAAGCGCTTCTTGAAGCCGGCTCTACAAGACTCCGCCCGATCCTGATGACAGCCATCGCAACCATCGGCGCCTTGCTTCCATTGGCGTTCGGATTCGAAGGCGGCAGCCAGATCATCTCAAAAGGACTCGGCGTTACCGTCATCGGCGGTTTAATCAGCTCCACGCTCCTCACACTTCTGATTGTGCCGATCGTCTATGAAGTATTGGCCAAATTCCGCCGGAAAAAGCCGGGAGTGGAAGAAGAGTAG
- the gatC gene encoding Asp-tRNA(Asn)/Glu-tRNA(Gln) amidotransferase subunit GatC, which yields MSRISIEEVKHVAHLARLAITDEEAAMFTEQLDSIISFAEELNEVDTENVKPTTHVLQMKNIMREDVPDKGLPVEDVVKNAPDHKDGYIRVPSILD from the coding sequence ATGTCACGTATTTCTATAGAAGAAGTAAAACATGTCGCCCATCTTGCCAGACTGGCGATTACGGACGAGGAAGCGGCGATGTTTACTGAACAGCTGGACAGCATTATTTCATTTGCAGAAGAGCTGAATGAAGTCGATACAGAGAATGTTAAACCAACAACGCATGTATTGCAAATGAAGAATATCATGAGGGAAGACGTTCCTGATAAAGGCCTTCCGGTTGAAGATGTCGTCAAAAACGCGCCTGATCATAAAGACGGCTATATCCGCGTGCCGTCAATCTTGGACTAA
- the gatB gene encoding Asp-tRNA(Asn)/Glu-tRNA(Gln) amidotransferase subunit GatB: MNFETVIGLEVHVELKTKSKIFSSSPTPFGAAANTQTSVIDLGYPGVLPVLNKEAVNFAMKAAMALNCEIATETKFDRKNYFYPDNPKAYQISQFDKPIGENGWIEIEVGGKTKRIGITRLHLEEDAGKLTHTGDGYSLVDYNRQGTPLVEIVSEPDIRTPEEAYAYLEKLKSIIQYTGVSDCKMEEGSLRCDANISLRPIGQEEFGTKTELKNLNSFAFVQKGLEHEEKRQAQVLLSGGVIQQETRRYDEASKTTILMRVKEGSDDYRYFPEPDLVELYIDDEWKQRVKDSIPELPDERRKRYIEALGLPAYDAKVLTLTKEMSDFFEAAVEKGADAKLASNWLMGEVSAYLNAQQKELADVALTPEGLAGLIKLIEKGTISSKIAKKVFKELIEKGGDAEKIVKEKGLVQISDEATLRKLVTEALDNNPQSIEDFKNGKDRAIGFLVGQIMKASKGQANPPMVNKLLLEEINKR, from the coding sequence ATGAACTTTGAAACGGTAATCGGACTTGAAGTCCACGTGGAGCTCAAAACAAAATCGAAAATTTTCTCCAGTTCTCCAACGCCATTCGGCGCAGCGGCCAACACGCAGACAAGCGTCATTGATCTGGGCTATCCGGGCGTGCTGCCTGTGTTGAACAAAGAAGCCGTCAATTTCGCGATGAAAGCGGCGATGGCGCTCAACTGCGAAATTGCGACAGAAACGAAATTCGACCGGAAAAACTATTTCTACCCCGACAACCCGAAAGCTTATCAAATTTCACAATTTGATAAACCGATCGGCGAAAACGGCTGGATCGAAATCGAAGTCGGCGGAAAAACGAAGCGCATCGGCATCACCCGCCTTCATTTGGAAGAGGATGCGGGAAAACTGACACATACAGGTGACGGCTACTCCCTTGTCGACTATAACCGCCAGGGAACACCGCTCGTTGAAATCGTCTCCGAGCCCGATATCAGAACGCCTGAAGAAGCTTACGCCTATCTTGAAAAGCTGAAATCGATCATTCAGTATACAGGTGTTTCCGACTGTAAGATGGAGGAAGGATCGCTCCGCTGCGACGCCAACATCTCGCTCCGTCCGATCGGCCAAGAGGAGTTCGGGACAAAGACAGAGCTGAAAAACCTGAACTCATTCGCCTTTGTTCAAAAAGGACTTGAGCACGAAGAGAAACGCCAGGCGCAGGTTCTGTTGTCAGGCGGTGTCATCCAGCAGGAGACGCGCCGCTATGATGAAGCGTCCAAAACGACGATTTTGATGAGGGTCAAAGAGGGATCTGACGACTACCGCTACTTCCCTGAGCCTGATCTTGTCGAGCTTTACATTGACGACGAGTGGAAGCAGCGCGTGAAAGACAGCATTCCTGAGCTTCCGGACGAGCGCCGCAAGCGCTACATCGAAGCGCTTGGCCTGCCTGCCTATGACGCGAAAGTGCTGACTTTGACAAAGGAAATGTCCGACTTCTTCGAAGCGGCCGTCGAAAAAGGAGCAGACGCGAAGCTGGCGTCGAACTGGCTGATGGGTGAAGTATCGGCTTACTTAAACGCCCAGCAAAAAGAGCTTGCCGATGTCGCGCTCACACCTGAAGGTCTTGCCGGATTGATCAAGCTGATCGAAAAAGGAACGATTTCATCGAAAATCGCGAAAAAGGTCTTCAAAGAATTGATCGAAAAAGGCGGAGACGCAGAAAAAATCGTCAAAGAAAAAGGCCTTGTGCAAATCTCTGACGAAGCGACACTTCGGAAACTCGTCACTGAAGCGCTCGACAACAATCCGCAGTCGATCGAAGACTTTAAAAACGGTAAAGACCGCGCGATCGGCTTCCTAGTCGGCCAAATCATGAAAGCCTCAAAAGGCCAGGCGAACCCGCCGATGGTCAACAAGCTGCTTCTTGAAGAAATCAACAAACGATAA